From the genome of Streptomyces sp. NBC_01317, one region includes:
- a CDS encoding UvrD-helicase domain-containing protein, with protein sequence MSSSSPSTGRTPHRRVRQRTPGAYRLVRTAPAPVDPPVLDAAQRAVVDHGAGPLLVLAGPGTGKTTTLVESVAARVERGADPERMLVLTFSRKAAVELRDRTAVRLGGTRGPQATTFHSFCYALIRAHQEAELFTEPLRLLSGPEQDVAVRDLLAGQLDLEREGRSHVRWPDELRACLTTRGFADEVRAVLARSRELGLGPDALAAFARRTGRPDWSAAASFLAEYLDVLDMQGVLDYAELVHRAVLLASRPEVAEQLAGRYDVVFVDEYQDTDPAQVRLLEALAGQGRTLVAFGDPDQSIYAFRGADVNGILDFPYTFPGQDGRPARVEVLTTSRRSGDGLLAATRLLTRRMPLPRLPAEKIRAHRELAAVREGGRVETYTYPTASTELENVADILRRAHLEDGVPWSDMAVLVRAGGRTIPSIRRALTSAGVPLDVDGDDVPLRHEPAVSPLLTALRAVAEAATHPPAPTLLPVPGAPGKDTRSEAEEAAGLSPEASVVGAEAPGDATGRGRASSLDEVGFGLSAEAASADGRDEAAGSGRALSEDDPAPGRPEASPPGRAGGPAPRGRARAVVAGAGGASPSPEGTEDGAAGLGGARSVLEADPAGSTGASASPEGARGGAADLGRARPVAVPTEAPASREGAQDGAAGPGGQGLSVDGTDSVPPTGGPGIVPFGDGVAVHVPAGAATVGADASGGLGPSGVRDGLGGAGGDGPDGPGGPEAGSVGDSRPPEGDGAGWLGVETALSLLASPLGGMDTADLRRLGRALRDEERAAGNRLPPGSDTLLALALAQPERLVAHDPAYARGAQRLGALLRKARELLEGGGTAEEALWELWDGTPWPGRLERAALRGGAAGRNADRDLDAVCALFDAAARAEERTGGRGALNFLEELDAQDIAADTLSRRAVRPDAVRLMTAHRSKGLEWRLVVVAGVQEGLWPDLRRRGSLLEADRIGRDGLAEPLSPGALLTEERRLFYVAATRARERLVVTAVKAPADDGDQPSRFLAELGVEPRDVTGRPRRPLAVAPLVAELRATTVDPEATPALRDAAARRLARLAALTDEDGHALVPAAHPHSWWGLYEPTRSTVPLRDRDHPVALSGSTLDQLENTCALQWFLGREVKADAPATAAQGFGNVVHVLADEVASGRTPADLAVLMERLDSVWDGLAFDAPWKSTQEKEHARVALERFLRWHVTDRGGRTATATEHGFDVTLEAGPYEVRIRGSMDRVERDAEGRAYVVDFKTGKAAPTKDEVAHHPQLAVYQLAVREGALDEVFDGRRPEPGGAELVQLRQAAPKKEGGEDFPKVQAQEPLAGEWVGDLLASAAGRVLDERFTPATGQHCAHCAFRASCSAQPEGRQIVE encoded by the coding sequence GTGAGTTCCTCCTCCCCCTCCACCGGGCGTACCCCGCACCGTCGGGTACGGCAGCGGACTCCTGGCGCGTACCGACTGGTCCGTACCGCGCCCGCGCCGGTGGACCCCCCTGTGCTGGACGCGGCGCAGCGCGCGGTGGTTGACCACGGCGCCGGGCCGCTGCTGGTGCTGGCGGGTCCTGGAACGGGCAAGACGACGACGCTCGTGGAGTCGGTGGCGGCGCGGGTCGAGCGGGGCGCGGATCCGGAGCGGATGCTGGTGCTCACGTTCAGCCGCAAGGCGGCGGTGGAGCTGCGCGACCGTACGGCGGTACGGCTCGGCGGCACACGCGGGCCGCAGGCGACCACGTTCCACTCCTTCTGTTACGCGCTGATCCGCGCCCACCAGGAGGCCGAGCTGTTCACGGAACCGCTGCGGCTGCTGTCGGGGCCCGAGCAGGACGTGGCCGTACGGGACCTGCTGGCGGGTCAGCTCGACCTGGAGCGGGAGGGGCGGTCGCACGTCCGGTGGCCGGACGAGCTGCGGGCCTGCCTGACCACACGCGGCTTCGCCGACGAGGTACGGGCGGTGCTGGCCCGCAGCCGTGAACTGGGCCTGGGCCCGGACGCGCTGGCGGCGTTCGCGCGCCGTACCGGCCGGCCTGACTGGTCGGCGGCGGCGTCCTTCCTCGCCGAGTACCTGGACGTCCTGGACATGCAGGGGGTCCTCGACTACGCGGAACTGGTCCACCGGGCCGTGCTGCTGGCGTCCCGTCCCGAGGTGGCGGAGCAGCTGGCGGGGCGGTACGACGTGGTGTTCGTGGACGAGTACCAGGACACGGACCCGGCGCAGGTGCGGCTGTTGGAGGCGCTGGCGGGGCAGGGGCGCACGCTGGTCGCCTTCGGCGACCCCGACCAGTCGATCTACGCGTTCCGCGGCGCGGACGTGAACGGCATCCTGGATTTCCCGTACACGTTCCCCGGCCAGGACGGCCGCCCGGCCCGGGTGGAGGTCCTGACGACGTCCCGCCGCTCCGGCGACGGGCTCCTGGCCGCGACGCGGCTGCTGACGCGCCGGATGCCGCTGCCCCGGCTCCCGGCGGAGAAGATCCGGGCGCACCGCGAACTGGCGGCGGTCCGGGAGGGCGGCCGGGTCGAGACGTACACGTACCCGACGGCCTCCACGGAACTGGAGAACGTCGCGGACATCCTGCGCCGCGCCCACTTGGAGGACGGCGTCCCCTGGTCGGACATGGCGGTCCTGGTCCGCGCGGGCGGTCGCACGATCCCCTCGATCCGCCGCGCCCTGACCTCGGCGGGCGTCCCCCTGGACGTGGACGGCGACGACGTCCCCCTCCGCCACGAACCGGCGGTGTCCCCCCTCCTGACGGCCCTGAGAGCGGTCGCGGAGGCGGCGACGCACCCTCCGGCCCCGACCCTGCTGCCGGTGCCGGGGGCGCCCGGCAAGGACACACGGAGCGAGGCCGAAGAGGCCGCCGGGCTGTCACCGGAGGCGTCGGTCGTCGGCGCGGAGGCGCCGGGCGATGCGACCGGCCGTGGGCGGGCATCGTCCTTGGACGAAGTGGGCTTTGGGCTGTCGGCGGAGGCGGCCAGCGCGGACGGGCGGGACGAGGCGGCCGGTTCCGGCCGGGCGCTCTCCGAGGACGATCCCGCCCCCGGGCGCCCGGAGGCGTCCCCGCCCGGCAGGGCGGGCGGACCGGCCCCGCGCGGCCGGGCACGGGCCGTCGTTGCGGGGGCGGGCGGGGCGTCCCCGTCCCCTGAGGGCACAGAGGACGGGGCGGCCGGCCTTGGGGGGGCGCGGTCCGTGCTTGAGGCAGACCCCGCAGGGTCGACCGGGGCGTCCGCGTCCCCCGAGGGTGCGCGGGGCGGGGCAGCCGACCTTGGCCGGGCACGGCCCGTCGCGGTGCCGACCGAGGCGCCCGCGTCCCGCGAGGGCGCGCAGGACGGGGCCGCCGGCCCTGGGGGGCAGGGGCTCTCCGTGGATGGGACCGACTCCGTGCCGCCCACGGGTGGGCCCGGCATCGTGCCGTTCGGCGATGGTGTGGCGGTACATGTGCCGGCCGGTGCCGCCACGGTCGGTGCGGACGCGTCGGGTGGGCTCGGGCCGTCCGGGGTGCGGGACGGGCTCGGAGGTGCGGGGGGCGACGGCCCGGACGGACCTGGGGGCCCCGAGGCGGGGAGCGTCGGCGATTCCCGTCCCCCGGAGGGGGACGGCGCCGGGTGGCTCGGGGTGGAGACCGCGCTCTCGTTGCTCGCCTCGCCCCTCGGTGGGATGGACACCGCCGATCTGCGGCGGCTCGGGCGGGCGTTGCGGGACGAGGAGCGTGCCGCCGGGAACCGGCTGCCGCCGGGCTCCGACACGCTGCTCGCCCTCGCGCTCGCGCAGCCCGAGCGGCTCGTCGCGCACGACCCGGCGTACGCCAGGGGCGCGCAGCGCCTCGGTGCGCTGCTGCGCAAGGCGCGTGAGCTGCTCGAAGGCGGCGGCACCGCCGAAGAGGCCCTCTGGGAGCTGTGGGACGGCACCCCGTGGCCGGGACGGCTGGAGCGGGCCGCCCTGCGCGGCGGCGCGGCCGGCCGCAACGCCGACCGCGACCTCGACGCGGTCTGCGCCCTCTTCGACGCCGCCGCCCGCGCCGAGGAACGCACCGGCGGCCGGGGCGCGCTCAACTTCCTCGAAGAGCTGGACGCCCAGGACATCGCCGCCGACACCCTCAGCCGCCGCGCCGTACGCCCCGACGCCGTACGGCTCATGACGGCGCACCGCTCGAAGGGCCTGGAGTGGCGGCTCGTGGTCGTCGCGGGCGTACAGGAGGGCCTCTGGCCCGATCTGCGGCGCCGCGGTTCCCTCCTGGAGGCCGACAGGATCGGCCGCGACGGACTCGCCGAACCACTCAGTCCCGGCGCCCTTCTTACGGAGGAGCGCCGCCTGTTCTACGTGGCCGCCACCCGCGCCCGCGAACGCCTCGTCGTCACCGCCGTCAAGGCGCCCGCCGACGACGGCGACCAGCCCTCCCGCTTCCTCGCCGAACTGGGCGTCGAACCCCGCGACGTCACCGGCCGCCCCCGCCGCCCCCTCGCCGTCGCCCCGCTCGTCGCCGAACTGCGCGCCACCACCGTCGACCCGGAGGCGACCCCCGCCCTGCGCGACGCCGCCGCCCGCCGCCTCGCCCGGCTCGCCGCGCTGACCGACGAGGACGGCCACGCCCTCGTCCCCGCCGCGCACCCGCACAGCTGGTGGGGGCTGTACGAGCCGACCCGCAGCACGGTCCCGCTGCGCGACAGGGACCACCCCGTCGCGCTCTCCGGCAGCACCCTCGACCAGCTGGAGAACACCTGCGCCCTCCAGTGGTTCCTGGGCCGCGAGGTGAAGGCGGACGCCCCCGCCACCGCCGCTCAGGGCTTCGGCAACGTCGTGCACGTCCTGGCCGACGAGGTGGCCTCCGGCCGTACCCCCGCCGACCTCGCCGTCCTCATGGAGCGCCTGGACTCCGTGTGGGACGGACTCGCCTTCGACGCCCCCTGGAAGTCCACGCAGGAGAAAGAGCACGCGCGCGTGGCGCTCGAACGCTTCCTGCGCTGGCACGTGACGGACCGGGGCGGCCGTACCGCCACCGCCACCGAGCACGGCTTTGACGTCACCCTCGAAGCGGGTCCGTACGAAGTACGGATCAGGGGCTCCATGGACCGCGTCGAGCGGGACGCGGAAGGCCGCGCGTACGTCGTCGACTTCAAGACCGGCAAAGCCGCGCCCACCAAGGACGAGGTGGCCCACCACCCGCAGCTCGCGGTCTACCAGCTCGCGGTCCGCGAGGGCGCCCTGGACGAGGTCTTCGACGGCCGCCGCCCCGAGCCGGGCGGCGCCGAACTCGTCCAACTGCGCCAGGCCGCGCCCAAGAAGGAGGGCGGGGAGGACTTCCCCAAGGTCCAGGCCCAGGAGCCACTGGCGGGCGAGTGGGTCGGCGACCTCCTCGCCTCCGCCGCCGGCCGCGTGCTGGACGAACGCTTCACCCCGGCCACCGGCCAGCACTGCGCGCACTGCGCGTTCCGCGCGTCGTGCAGTGCGCAGCCGGAGGGCCGCCAGATCGTGGAGTGA
- a CDS encoding UvrD-helicase domain-containing protein, translated as MSAHLTHPEQLKELLGIPFTPEQTACITAPPAPQVIVAGAGSGKTTVMAARVVWLVGTGQVAPEQVLGLTFTNKAAGELAERVRKALVRAGVTDPDTIDPDHPPGEPRISTYHAFAGQLLTDHGLRIGLEPTARLLADATRFQLAARVLRDAPGPYPALTKSLPALVSDLLTLDGELSEHLVRPGALGAHDIALLHTLDGARLSNAELRKVPEAATARRELLDLVGRYRAAKSARDLLDFGDQIALSAELAMTRPEVGRILREEFRVVLLDEYQDTSVAQRLLLSGLFGGDTGHAVTAVGDPCQAIYGWRGASVANLDDFPVHFPYADGTPATRFSLSENRRSGGRLLDLANGLATPLRAMHEGVEALRPAPGAERDGMVRCALLPTHAEEIAWLADSLAHLVRTGKEPGEVAVLCRTAGDFAEIQGALVAREVPVEVVGLSGLLHLPEVADLVAVCEVLQDPGANASLVRLLSGPRWRIGPRDLALLGRRARLLVHRGPGPDGEDSTEARLAAAVEGTDPAEVISLADALDTFLESAGAPDDGLPFSAAARVRFARLATELRDLRRSLADPLMDVLHRVLATTGLEVELAASPHALAARRRETLNNFLDMAASFAALDGEAGLLAFLAFLRTAAQYEKGLDNALPGGENTVKVLTAHKAKGLEWDVVAVPGLVTGQFPNNRAREAWTSQAKVLPHPLRGDAPTLPEVTSWDAKGLTAFKDEMKAHQHTEELRLGYVTFTRPRSLLLGSGHWWGPTQKRTRGPSDFLHALYDHCVAGHGEIEAWADEPAEGEVNPSLRALSTPQPWPLPLDADALSRRRAAADTVLAHLDELRSGAAEEPPAALADEPWDAPFEDAPFEDETFGDEPEDPEDGYAPPDVDHAEAEHGDFGGWDTSPPPSGRPVPGTTDEGRADRGHAPAGAGADAPGEPQYDDVLYWDAWPTDADTAGPTGPDTAGPPGPVPPHAGPVPEHAGPVPPSAGPVPDHAVPDHAVPDHAGPDHAGPVPEHTGSARARVEAEPEPAGPGPRPPHAPAAPARTGPPPVPSVPAPRTGPPRPAPEEARILASWDRDLDALARELRRARAGVRDVPVPPSLSASQLMRLAADPDGFAHELARPMPRPPQPAARRGTRFHAWVESRFEELPLPLLGPDELPGGDEDEPEIADERDLAALKAAFERTPYARRTPYRVEAPFQLTLAGRVIRGRIDAVYRATDPGTGADTYEIIDWKTSRARTADPLQLAVYRLAWAEQHALPPSAVTAAFLYVRTGDVVRPDRLLSRAELEAILTGGDAGADGDSDADGDTEREGDGGRTADRTTAGSG; from the coding sequence GTGTCCGCACACCTCACCCACCCCGAGCAGCTCAAGGAGCTCCTCGGCATCCCCTTCACCCCGGAGCAGACGGCCTGCATCACCGCGCCGCCCGCCCCGCAGGTCATCGTGGCCGGAGCCGGGTCGGGGAAGACGACGGTCATGGCCGCCCGGGTGGTGTGGCTGGTGGGGACCGGACAGGTCGCCCCCGAGCAGGTCCTCGGGCTCACGTTCACCAACAAGGCCGCGGGCGAACTGGCCGAGCGGGTCCGCAAGGCGCTGGTACGGGCCGGCGTCACCGACCCCGACACGATCGACCCCGACCACCCCCCGGGCGAACCCCGCATCTCCACCTACCACGCCTTCGCCGGGCAGCTCCTCACCGACCACGGCCTGCGCATAGGCCTGGAGCCGACGGCCCGGCTGCTCGCGGACGCCACCCGCTTCCAGCTCGCCGCGCGCGTGCTGCGGGACGCGCCGGGACCGTACCCCGCCCTGACCAAATCCCTTCCCGCTCTGGTCAGCGATCTCCTCACGCTCGACGGAGAGCTGTCCGAACATCTCGTACGGCCCGGCGCGCTCGGCGCGCACGACATCGCGCTGCTGCACACCCTGGACGGCGCCCGGCTCAGCAACGCCGAGCTGCGCAAGGTCCCCGAGGCCGCCACCGCGCGCCGTGAGCTGCTCGACCTGGTCGGGCGCTACCGGGCGGCGAAGAGCGCCCGCGACCTCCTCGACTTCGGCGACCAGATCGCCCTCTCCGCCGAGCTGGCCATGACCAGACCCGAGGTGGGCCGGATCCTCCGGGAGGAGTTCCGGGTGGTCCTCCTGGACGAGTACCAGGACACGTCCGTCGCCCAACGGCTCCTCCTGTCCGGCCTCTTCGGCGGGGACACGGGCCACGCGGTGACCGCCGTCGGCGACCCCTGCCAGGCGATCTACGGCTGGCGTGGCGCGTCCGTCGCCAACCTGGACGACTTCCCCGTCCACTTCCCGTACGCGGACGGGACGCCCGCCACCCGCTTCTCGCTCAGCGAGAACCGCCGCAGCGGCGGCCGGCTCCTCGACCTGGCCAACGGCCTCGCCACGCCCCTGCGCGCGATGCACGAAGGTGTCGAGGCGCTGCGCCCCGCCCCGGGCGCGGAGCGCGACGGCATGGTCCGCTGCGCCCTCCTGCCCACCCACGCGGAGGAGATCGCCTGGCTCGCCGACTCCCTCGCGCATCTGGTGCGTACGGGCAAGGAACCGGGCGAGGTGGCCGTCCTGTGCCGTACGGCGGGGGACTTCGCCGAGATCCAGGGCGCGCTGGTGGCCCGTGAGGTGCCGGTCGAGGTGGTGGGGCTCTCCGGGCTGCTGCACCTCCCGGAGGTCGCCGACCTCGTCGCGGTGTGCGAGGTGCTCCAGGACCCGGGGGCGAACGCGTCGCTGGTACGGCTCCTCAGCGGTCCCCGCTGGCGCATCGGCCCCCGCGACCTGGCGCTGCTGGGGCGCAGGGCGCGGCTCCTGGTGCACCGGGGACCCGGGCCGGACGGCGAGGACAGCACGGAGGCGCGGCTGGCGGCGGCCGTCGAGGGGACGGACCCGGCGGAGGTGATCTCCCTCGCGGACGCCCTGGACACGTTCCTGGAGTCGGCGGGCGCCCCTGACGACGGGCTGCCGTTCTCCGCCGCCGCCCGGGTCCGCTTCGCGAGGCTCGCCACCGAACTGCGCGACCTGCGCCGGTCGCTGGCCGACCCGCTGATGGACGTCCTGCACCGCGTCCTCGCCACGACGGGCCTGGAGGTCGAACTGGCCGCGTCGCCGCACGCGCTGGCCGCCCGCCGCCGGGAGACCCTGAACAACTTCCTGGACATGGCGGCCTCCTTCGCCGCGCTCGACGGGGAGGCAGGCCTGCTGGCGTTCCTCGCCTTCCTAAGGACGGCGGCGCAGTACGAGAAGGGGCTGGACAACGCGCTGCCGGGCGGCGAGAACACGGTGAAGGTGCTCACCGCGCACAAGGCCAAGGGCCTGGAGTGGGACGTGGTCGCCGTCCCGGGGCTGGTCACCGGCCAGTTCCCCAACAACCGGGCGCGCGAGGCCTGGACGTCCCAGGCGAAGGTCCTCCCGCACCCGCTGCGCGGCGACGCGCCCACGCTGCCGGAGGTCACCTCCTGGGACGCGAAGGGCCTCACGGCGTTCAAGGACGAGATGAAGGCGCACCAGCACACGGAGGAACTGCGCCTCGGGTACGTCACCTTCACGCGCCCGCGCTCGCTGCTCCTCGGCTCCGGCCACTGGTGGGGCCCGACCCAGAAGCGTACCCGAGGCCCGTCGGACTTCCTGCACGCGCTGTACGACCATTGCGTGGCCGGCCACGGCGAGATCGAGGCGTGGGCGGACGAACCGGCCGAGGGCGAGGTGAACCCGTCCCTGCGGGCCCTCTCCACGCCCCAGCCGTGGCCCCTCCCGTTGGACGCCGACGCCCTGTCGCGCCGCCGCGCGGCGGCGGACACGGTGCTGGCGCACCTGGACGAGCTGCGCTCGGGCGCTGCTGAGGAGCCGCCCGCCGCCCTCGCGGACGAACCGTGGGACGCCCCATTCGAAGACGCCCCTTTCGAGGACGAGACTTTCGGCGACGAGCCGGAGGACCCGGAGGACGGGTACGCCCCGCCGGACGTCGACCACGCCGAGGCGGAGCACGGCGACTTCGGGGGGTGGGACACCTCGCCGCCTCCCTCCGGGCGGCCTGTGCCCGGCACCACGGACGAGGGCCGGGCGGATCGCGGACACGCCCCCGCCGGCGCCGGGGCCGACGCCCCCGGAGAGCCGCAGTACGACGACGTCCTGTACTGGGACGCCTGGCCGACGGACGCCGACACCGCCGGGCCGACGGGCCCCGACACCGCCGGGCCACCGGGACCCGTACCGCCGCACGCGGGGCCCGTACCCGAGCACGCCGGTCCTGTACCGCCCAGCGCCGGGCCCGTACCCGACCATGCCGTACCCGACCATGCCGTACCCGACCACGCCGGGCCCGACCACGCCGGTCCCGTACCCGAGCACACCGGCTCGGCGCGCGCGCGTGTCGAGGCCGAGCCGGAGCCCGCCGGGCCCGGCCCCCGGCCCCCGCACGCGCCCGCCGCACCCGCGCGCACCGGGCCCCCGCCCGTACCCTCCGTCCCCGCCCCCCGCACAGGGCCCCCGCGCCCCGCCCCCGAGGAGGCCCGGATCCTCGCCTCCTGGGACCGTGATCTCGACGCGCTCGCGCGCGAGCTGCGCCGCGCGCGGGCGGGTGTCCGTGACGTCCCCGTACCGCCCTCGCTCTCCGCGTCCCAGCTGATGCGCCTCGCCGCCGACCCGGACGGTTTCGCCCACGAGCTGGCGCGCCCCATGCCCCGGCCGCCGCAGCCCGCCGCCCGCCGGGGCACCCGGTTCCACGCCTGGGTGGAGTCGCGGTTCGAGGAGCTGCCCCTGCCCCTGCTCGGCCCCGACGAGCTGCCCGGCGGGGACGAGGACGAGCCGGAGATCGCCGACGAGCGTGACCTGGCCGCGCTCAAGGCGGCCTTCGAGCGGACCCCGTACGCGCGCCGTACGCCGTACCGGGTGGAAGCGCCGTTCCAGCTGACCCTCGCGGGCCGGGTGATCCGCGGCCGGATCGACGCCGTCTACCGCGCCACCGACCCCGGAACCGGCGCGGACACGTACGAGATCATCGACTGGAAGACCAGCCGCGCCCGTACCGCCGACCCCCTCCAGCTCGCCGTCTACCGCCTCGCCTGGGCCGAGCAGCACGCCCTCCCGCCGTCCGCCGTCACGGCCGCGTTCCTGTACGTACGCACCGGGGACGTCGTCCGCCCCGACCGCCTCCTCTCCCGGGCCGAACTGGAAGCGATCCTCACCGGCGGGGACGCGGGCGCGGACGGCGACAGCGACGCGGACGGGGACACGGAGCGGGAGGGGGACGGAGGACGGACAGCAGACCGGACGACCGCCGGATCCGGTTAG
- a CDS encoding MGMT family protein, with protein MRHEERDKPDTGVSGEGPEPGDLPAYAERVLEVAELVPAGRVMTYGDVAEWLGEGGPRQVGRVLALYGGAVPWWRVVRADGVLLPGHELRAMDHYRDEGTPLREAPRSAEGHLPRLDMRRARWDGGAADADAGDGAHI; from the coding sequence ATGAGGCACGAGGAGCGGGACAAGCCGGACACGGGGGTGTCCGGGGAGGGACCGGAGCCGGGAGACCTGCCCGCGTACGCGGAGCGGGTGCTGGAGGTCGCCGAGCTGGTCCCGGCCGGCCGGGTGATGACGTACGGCGATGTCGCGGAATGGCTCGGCGAGGGCGGCCCGCGCCAGGTCGGCCGGGTGCTGGCGCTGTACGGCGGCGCTGTGCCGTGGTGGCGTGTCGTCCGTGCGGACGGGGTGCTGCTGCCGGGCCACGAACTGCGGGCCATGGACCACTACCGCGACGAGGGCACCCCGCTGCGCGAGGCCCCGCGCAGCGCCGAGGGCCATCTGCCGCGCCTCGACATGAGACGGGCCCGATGGGACGGCGGGGCTGCTGACGCGGACGCCGGCGACGGGGCTCATATATGA